Genomic window (Spirosoma sp. KCTC 42546):
ACGTTTATCTGCTATCACCATGCTGATTACCCCTGGCAGTCTTTTAGCCACAATTAATACTCCCAACGACCTTCGTAAACTCGATAAATCCCGCTTACCTCAGGTTGCCGATGAACTCCGTCAGTTTATTATCGACGATGTTTCGGTTTATGGTGGCCATTTTGGAGCTAGTCTGGGGGTAGTTGAACTAACCGTTGCGCTTCATTACGTTTTTAATACCCCTGACGATCAACTAATTTGGGATGTAGGCCACCAGGCTTATGGACACAAAATTCTGACAGGCCGCCGGGAGCGTTTTCATACAAATCGGTTCTACAAAGGCCTTTCAGGCTTTCCGAAGCGGAAAGAAAGTCCTTACGACTCCTTTGGTGTAGGCCATTCGTCTACGTCTATTTCGGCCGCTTTAGGCATGGCTGTGGCCTCACAGTTGCAGGGGAATTTTCAGCGAAATCACATTGCAGTTATTGGTGATGGCGCTTTAACCGCTGGCGAAGCCTTTGAAGGCATGAATCATGCTGGCGCAACGGATAGCAATTTGCTCATTGTGCTGAATGACAATTGCATGAGCATCGACCCCAATGTGGGCGCGCTGCGCGAATATCTCACCGACATTACAACCTCGCAAACCTATAATAAGGTTAAAGACGAAGTCTGGAATTTGCTCGGCAAAATGGATAAGCTGGGTAAAACAGCGCAGGAGTTAGTTTCGCAGGTACAGTCGGGAATTAAAAGTTCGTTACTGGAACAGAGTAATTTGTTCGAGTCATTGCACCTACGTTATTTTGGCCCGATTGATGGTCACGATATTGATCATCTGGTGAGTGTGCTGGCCGACCTTAAGAATATTCCAGGCCCCAAATTATTGCATATCCTGACCGTAAAAGGAAAAGGGTATGCCCCTGCCGAAAAAGACCAGACCAAGTGGCATGCACCCGGTTTGTTTGATAAAGTGACGGGGGTTATCCAAAAGAAAGTATACGACACACCTCAGCCGCCCAAATACCAGGACGTATTCGGAAACACGTTAGTCGAATTAGCGGAGCAAAACTCACGTATCGTGGGTGTAACGCCAGCTATGCCTTCGGGTTCCTCGATGAATATCATGATGAAGGCCATGCCAAAGCGGGCCTTCGATGTAGGTATTGCCGAACAGCATGCCGTAACGTTCTCGGCGGGGATGGCTACGCAGGGTGAAGTTGTCTTCTGTAATATTTACTCGACGTTCATGCAGCGGGCCTACGATCAGGTTATTCACGACGTCTGCATCCAGGAACTGCCTGTAATTTTTTGCCTAGATCGGGCTGGTTTTGCCGGGGCTGATGGACCAACCCATCACGGAGCCTACGATCTGGCCTATATGCGCTGCATCCCAAATATGATTGTAGCAGCTCCCATGAATGAGCAGGAGTTGCGAAACATGATGTTCACGGCCCAGTCTGATGAAGTACAGCAGGGAAAACAGGCCTTTACAATCCGGTATCCACGGGGCGAAGGCGTGATGCCTAACTGGCGTACTCCCCTCGAAAAACAAACTATTGGTAAAGGCCGACTAATTAGCGATGGCGAAGACGTTGCTATTCTGACCATTGGTCATATTGGCAATTATGCCATTCAGGCCACAGAGATGCTGGCGAAAGAAGGTATCCGACCTGCCCATTTTGATATGCGTTACGTAAAGCCGCTGGACGAAGAGATGCTTCATCAGATTTTTAGTCGTTTCAACCGCGTTCTAACGGTTGAAGATGGCTGTATAATGGGCGGTTTCGGTAGTGCGGTACTGGAGTTTATGGCCAATCATGGCTATATGGCCCGAGTTAAACGATTAGGTATTCCTGATGCTGTTATCGAACATGGTGAGCAAATCGAGCTTCATCATGAGTGCGGCTTTGATCCGCAAGGTATTGCCGATGCCGTTCGGGAGTTACTATTTACCGGCAAGACCATAGCCGTATAAAATTCTATTTTCGACAGGATTACCGGATTAACAGAAAATTATTTCACTCTGTTAATCCGGTAATCCTGTCTATTTTTTTTGCGTATATGAAAGTTTTCAAATTTGGTGGAGCCTCCGTAAAAGATGCAGATGGTGTTCGTAATCTGGCCGAAATTGTTCGGACGCAGGGTCAGGATGTTCTGGTCGTTGTATCGGCGATGGGCAAAACCACCAATGCACTTGAGGACCTTGTTCGCGCCTATGTGAATCAACAAGCAAACAATGTTCACACTGGATTGGCCACTATAAAAGCGTATCACAAACAAGTTATCAGTGATCTAGCCCTAACAGGGGAGTTTAGTCCGGTTTATGAGACATTCGCTCAACTGGAATCCTATTTGTCGCAAAAACCCAATGGCTCATACGACGAGATCTATGATCAGATCGTTTCATTAGGTGAAGTGTTGTCTACCCAGATTATAGCTGCCTATCTACAGCAACGTGCTATTACAGCCCAGTGGCTGGATGCTCGGCAGTTGGTCTGTACCGATACAACCTTTCGTGAAGGCCGAGTTGACTGGGAGGAAACCAGCCTGCGTATTAACCAGAACGTACCTGAAACTGGCGTCAAAATAACCCAGGGATTCGTTGGACAAACACAGGCGAATCGGACAACTACGCTCGGCCGCGACGGGTCTGACTACTCGGCAGCCATCTTTGCCTATTGCCTCAATGCCGACAGTGTTACGATCTGGAAAGATGTACCGGGTGTGCTCAATGCCGACCCACGCTGGTTTGATGAAACGATACTATTAGACAAATTAACCTATCAGGATGCTATTGAACTAGCCTACTATGGTGCTACTGTTATTCATCCTAAAACGATTAAACCTCTGCAAAACAAGGGCATCCCTTTATATGTACGGTCGTTTTTAAAGCCGGATGCACCCGGAACCGTTATTGGCAATTTCGAGCAACACCTATCGACACCCTCATTTATTTTTAAGGTCAATCAGGTCCTGATCTCACTTCGCCCAAACGATTTTTCGTTTATCGCCGAAGATAATCTAAGCCGAATTTTTGGCCGTTTTGCCCAGGCTGGGGTGAAAATCAACCTGATGCAGAATACAGCGATCAGCTTTTCGGTCGTTGTCGATAATAATCCTGACCGGGTACCTGCCCTATTGACCCTATTAAAGCAAGATTTTCGGGTTAGTTATAACGATAGTCTGGAGTTAATTACGATTCGTTATTACGATCAGGGCACCATCGACCGTGTTCTGGTCAACAAAAGATTATTACTAGAGCAGAAAAGCCGCTATACCGTGCAACTCGTTGTCAAAGATTTGGGGTAAATACTTCCTTTATAAAGCCTGAAATAATAAGCCACTACGTTCTATTTAACTGACCATCAGCTTACTTAATACATCATTCCATTTTTCTATTCATAAGTCCTCTTTTAGGAAACTGGTTAATCTAACCTGGGAATTTTATAGAATTTCCAGGTTAGCAGCTACTATAGGGTTTTCCCTAAATTTATATAAAGTTGGGTTTTCACTATTCTCTAAGCCGTATCATTAGTCCTATTTTTGCTAAACAAAATTCTATTTACCAGAAGCGTAAGCACGAGGATTGAGGGTAAACCAACAGGGGAAGCAAGCCAGCAATGTTCCCACGCTACTTATAAAATCAAGTAAATGATACGAGTACTTATAGCAGATGACCATAATGTCTTTGTTGAAGGCATCGAGTCACTTATTTCGGGCGCTCCGGATATTAAGGTGACCGAACGGTGCTATACGGTTCAGTCAGTTATTGAGCGCTTAAATCAGACAACAATTGATGTGGTTCTGCTGGACATTTCGTTCCCGCAAATTGAAGACGGGCTTAATCTGTGTGAACATATAACCCGCCTGTACCCAAAGACAAAAGTGGTTGCGCTAACCATGCACGACGATGCCAGTCTCATTAAACGAGTCGTAAAAAAAGGGGCCAGAGGTTATTTACTAAAGAACACAACCAAGGTTGAGCTACTCCAGGCGATCCAGACGGTTCACCATGAGAAGCAGTATTTCAACGATACCATTACGCATATTCTGTTAAACGATGGGCCTAAGACCCGAAAATCGACCGCTGGGTCAGGCATAAAACCAAACCTGACACCCCGCGAATCGGAAGTGTTGACGCTCATTGCGCAGGGACTGACAACCCAACAAATGGCAACTCAGCTATTTGTTAGCGCTAAAGCCGTTGAATTTCACCGGAGTAGTTTGCTGATGAAGTTCGGGGTTCCCAATACCGCTTTGCTGATTAAGACGGCTATGGAAATGCACTATATTGATTGACGTTGTGCCCTTTACCCTGATGAAACCCAATTCTACGTCTTCTGTACTCTCCTCCTGGTGGATCATAACCCTCTTGCTCCTTGGGCTAGCTGGCGGGTTCCAGCCGGTTAGGGCTGGGTCGGAATCGGCGTCGATTGATAGCTTGAAAAGGCAGATCAAACAGTTGGTTCAGGATAAGAAATATGGACTGGCGGCAAAATCGTATGAGCATTTAGGCTGGCTATACCATCAGCAGTACGGCTATAACAAATACACCATGGATTCGTACTTCAGCGGATTGAAGTATTACAACCTGATTGGTGATTCGCTGGGTTATTACAACGAGCATATCGTTATCGGCGATTATTACACGCATGATTATTTCATGCAGCCCTATGCCGAGAAATATTTGCGGAAAGCACAACAGTATTTTGAGCGAACCCACAATATGCCCAAGGTTATCGAATGTCGCCTGGGATTTGCGAACATCGCTCAAAAAAGAGAACCTATACCCAGTGATTTGCTAACTCAGTTGCGCAAAACTGAGCAATTAAGCGCCCAATACAAGCAAACGTATTCGCAGGCTTACGCCCTGAATCTACTAGCAAACACCTATTCGCGGGTCAAACAACCGGATTCTGCGGAGTATTTTGTAGCGAAAAGTTTGACGATGTCTCGTCAATTAAAGATTAACTGGCTGATTGCGTTGAATCACTTTTACCTCGGCATTGTCAACCAGTTCAGAAATCAGTCAACGGCAGCGATTGAGGAATACCAGAAGAGCTTCGTCATCGCTGAATCGGAGCATAACCTGTCTATGCTACGGGAATTATCCAAGCATATGGCCGATAGCTATTCGCGAATGGATGATCACAAAAATGCATACGTGTGGTCACTCAAAGCCCTTGATTTTACGAACCAGTTTTACTCATCGGAGCAGACCAAAAGCATTCGTCTCCAGGAATTGGACAGTCAGATCAAAACGTTGGCGGTCGAAAAGCAACTGATTGAAGAACAAAGTCGAAATCAGCATGTGCTCAACTCCATGCTGGCCATTGGATTGCTTATCAGCATATTAGGCGTAGGCGCTTTAATATTCTTGCGTCGTCAGCAAAAGTTGATCGCGCATCAGGAAACAGTCATTGCGCAACAGCAGATTCGGCAGTTAGAATTGAAATCGCTGCGGGCGATGATCGAAGGTCAGGAGGGCGAACGAAGCCGAATTGCCCGCGACCTGCACGATGGGTTGGGTATCCAACTATCCCGAATTAAGTTGTTTGTGGAAGCGCATCAGGAGCAGTTACCCTTATCGGTGAAAGAACCGTTGAACCAGTTTCTGGATGAAGCCTGTACGGAGACACGGCTAATTTCCAACGATTTACGCCCCTATGCGCTATCTACATTTGGCCTCATTCCGTCTATGGAAGATCTGGTCCAGAAATTAAATCTGGTCAACCAGACAAAACTGATTCTGGAACATTATGGCGAAGTTCCAGATCTGGGTGATGAAGCTTCCGTCATGATTTATCGGGTTGTGCAGGAGCTACTCAACAATGCACTAAAACATGCTGATGCTCAAACCGTTACCATCCAGATAATGACCAGCGACGAAACCACCCTGATTAGTGTAGATGACGATGGGCGGGGGTATAACTTCGACAGTAAACCGTTACAAGGCAATGGTATCGCCAATATTCAATCACGTATCGCTTATCTGGGCGGGCAGGTTATATGGCAGAGTGAAGCCGGAAAAGGCACCTCCGTCATGATTTCACTGCCCATGCAGAAATTGCTGAAATCCGCGTCCGTTTCCGCTTAATAGCCAGTACACCTGACTAAAAAATCAGCCAGCAGTTACAATAAAATCAGAATTATCTACTAAGTCTATTGTTTAAGTTAACTCTTAATTTTTTCCTCATGATTAAACATGTGCTTTCGGGGGCCTTCGTCCTGAGCAGTTGGATAGTTGTCCACGCACAGGAGCGAGCCATTACCAGTACAGCTACGGAGAAGAACCCGCCTGCACTGGCAACCATAAAAGCGGCCAGACCTATTCTTAACACGCCATCAGATACCAAAGCCCTGATAAAGGGAGTCGTATCCGATGAAAAAGGAAACACACTTCCAGGCGCAACGGTATCGGTGAAGGGCACGCAACTGGGAACTACCACCGATGTGAACGGGCGGTTCTCGATCAATATGCCTGCGGACGCCAAAGTACTGGTTATTTCCTTTATCGGGATGAAAACGCAGGAAATTGAAGTTGGCTCGCGAACGAATCTGAACATCACCCTCCAAACGGGCGATCAATCGCTGGACGAAGTTGTCGTTATCGGCTATGGTACAGCCAAGCGTTCGGATGTTACGTCGTCGATTACGACCGTGAAAGCGGCTGATTTGAAAGATATTCCAGCGGCCGGTATCGATCAATTACTTCAGGGGAAAGCAGCCGGTGTTACTGTGACCAGCAATGGCGGACAACCCGGCGGTGGCGTATCGGTCAAAGTTCGCGGGGTTACGTCCATCAACAGCAACGACCCCCTATTTGTAATCGACGGTGTGCCGTTTGTAGGCGGAAATACCTCGAATAGCACCGGCTACGCGGGTTTGGGTGGTGGCGATGGGCAGACCGGCAACAGCGTAATGGCCATGCTGAACCCTAATGACATTGAAAGCATCGATGTGTTGAAAGATGCCTCAGCACAAGCCATTTACGGATCACAAGCGGCTAACGGTGTCATTTTGATCACGACGAAAAAAGGAAAATCGGGCGAAGGCAAGATCAACTACGAAACCTACACGGGCGTTTCGGAAGTGGCCCGGCGATTGAACCTGATGAAGTTGCCCGATTTTGCCCGTTACCAGAACGAAGTCCTGCCTATTATCGGGAATCCGGTAGCCGATGAGTTCAAAAACCCCGATTTGCTGGGCAATGGTACCGACTGGCAGGAGGCTATGTTTCAGCACGGAACGATCAGTAACCATCAGCTGAGTTTTTCGGGCGGTAAAGACCGAACCACCTACTATCTGTCGCTGAATTACTTCGACAACAAAGGGATTCTATTGGGTTCCGATTTTAAACGATATGCGTCCCGCTTCAGTCTCGACACCCAATTGAAAAGCTGGGCCAAAGTGGGTATCAGTGCCAACGTGTCGCGCAGTATCCAGAACGTATCCTTGGCCGATGCCGCCGAAGGAACCATCTGGTGGGGTGCTTCAACCAGCCCATTAACGCCCGTAAAAAATATTGATGGTACCTGGGGTGGTGGCCAAACAGTAGGTGGCGTGCAGTACTACGGATCAAACCTGGTCGGGAACAGCCAGTACCGGGGCAATACCAAAACCTCGAACAACGTGTTTGGTAGCCTTTACGCTGAATTGCAGTTTACCAAAGACCTGTCGTTACGGAACGAACTTTCCTACTCCCTAGGGCAGGACAACAACATTGCGTATCAGAAAGCTGGCAATGTGGGCAGCACATCGTTCCGGAGCAAACTGATCGATTCCCGTTCGGATAGCTACTATTGGTCGCTCACCAACTACCTGAGTTATACAAAAAACCTCCGAAAACACGGTATTCAGGCAACAGTTGGACATCAGGTACAAAACTCCTACTACCAATCTATTTCGGGAAGCAAAGTGGATTTGCAGGCCAATATTTTTGACCTCAACACCGGTAGCGCCGACCAGACCACCTGGGGCCTGAGTGGTGGCAAGGGCCAATGGGCGATGGAGTCGTATTTTGCCCGTGCCAACTATACCTACGATGATCGGTACTCGCTGTCGGCTAGTTTCCGGACGGATGGTTCGTCGAATTTCGGGCCAAACAACCGGTGGGGTTCGTTCCCTGGTGTATCGGCAGGCTGGACAATCTCGAACGAGAAATTCATGAAAGGACCTATTGCCACGGTTCTGAGCTATGCCAAACTGCGGGTAGGCTATGGGGTGGTTGGTAATCAGAACTTCCCCGGCGGTGCCCCTAACCCCGCATACGTTGGAGCCGTGCAATTCTTCTCCGGTCCGGTTGGTTTCGGCTCCTCAAACATGATCAATGGCATTCCGAACCCGAACCTGAAATGGGAGTCGGTAAAAACGACCAACGCCGGGGTTGATTTGGGCTTCTTCAACGGGCGGATCGATGCAACGATTGATGTCTACAAAAAAGTTACGTCCGACATGATCATCTTCCTCACCGGCCCCAACCTGATTGGCGTTGGCGACCAGTGGGATGATTTGAAAGCCCCTCTGGGTAATGCCGGTCAAATGACCAATACAGGTGTTGATATTGGCCTGACGACCACCAACATCAAAAAAGGCAACTTTAGCTGGAAGACGAACGTCGTATTTACGCAATTCACCAACCGTTATGACAAAGCAGCCAGTGCTGCCTCGGCCCTGGATGGCAAAGTGTATTACAACAACTACCTGATCACGCACACCACGCCCGGCAACGCGGTTGGTTCGTTCTGGGGACTAAAAACAGATGGGTTGTTCCGTACGCAGGCCGAACTGGACGCCAGCCTTCCTCAATTTGGCTATAAGGTGAACCAGACCGAAACCTGGCTGGGTGATGTTCGCTTCAAGGACATCAACGGCGACGGCAAAATCGACGCGCAGGACTACACCTTTATTGGCAGTCCATTACCGAAATTCACCTGGGGCTTTACCAACACGCTCAACTACGGCGACTTCGATTTCTCGTTGTTCCTGCAAGGGAGCCAGGGGGCCAAAGCGTTTAACTTCCTGCGCTGGCAATTGGAGGGTTTGAATAATGCCTATACCAACCAGCTACAAACGGTAACGGATCGCTATACCGAAGCCAACCCGAACGGCTCACTGCCGCGATTTACCAACACCAACAAGAACAACACCGCCATGTCGGACCGCTACGTGGAGGATGCTTCTTACTGGCGTATTCAGAACATTACGCTGGGCTACCGACTACCTAAAACGTTGCTCAGCAAGGTGAAGGTATCGAACCTACGGATTTACGGGACGATTCAGAACCTGAAGACCTTCACGAACTACTCTGGCTACGACCCCGAAATCGGCGCGTTCAACAACAGCATTAAGCTGATGAATGTAGACACCGGCCACTATCCGAACCCACGTACGTTCACCGTAGGCGCCAATCTGCAATTCTAAAATTATTGAGTGAATAAACGATTGAGTGATTGAGCGAATTAAGCCGCTCGTAAAATTCACTCAATCATTCATTCACTCAACCACTCAATAAAAAGACTATGAAACTCAAGCCACTATATGCCCTGATACTTCCGGCGGTACTGTTGTCTTCCTGCTCGAAAGACTTCATTGACCGGCCTTCGCTGTCGGGTACCACAACCGGAAACTATTACAACAATGCGGACGAAGTACGGGCCGCAACCAGTACACTTTACAGCGGCTTGCCCTGGCGCAACTACGAAAGCCGCGCCCAGGATGCCATCGGCGACGTTATGGGCGGGAATATGTTTACCTACACCGACGTCGAATACCTGAACTTCTCCGTCTCGTCGGCTTCCGATC
Coding sequences:
- a CDS encoding sensor histidine kinase yields the protein MKPNSTSSVLSSWWIITLLLLGLAGGFQPVRAGSESASIDSLKRQIKQLVQDKKYGLAAKSYEHLGWLYHQQYGYNKYTMDSYFSGLKYYNLIGDSLGYYNEHIVIGDYYTHDYFMQPYAEKYLRKAQQYFERTHNMPKVIECRLGFANIAQKREPIPSDLLTQLRKTEQLSAQYKQTYSQAYALNLLANTYSRVKQPDSAEYFVAKSLTMSRQLKINWLIALNHFYLGIVNQFRNQSTAAIEEYQKSFVIAESEHNLSMLRELSKHMADSYSRMDDHKNAYVWSLKALDFTNQFYSSEQTKSIRLQELDSQIKTLAVEKQLIEEQSRNQHVLNSMLAIGLLISILGVGALIFLRRQQKLIAHQETVIAQQQIRQLELKSLRAMIEGQEGERSRIARDLHDGLGIQLSRIKLFVEAHQEQLPLSVKEPLNQFLDEACTETRLISNDLRPYALSTFGLIPSMEDLVQKLNLVNQTKLILEHYGEVPDLGDEASVMIYRVVQELLNNALKHADAQTVTIQIMTSDETTLISVDDDGRGYNFDSKPLQGNGIANIQSRIAYLGGQVIWQSEAGKGTSVMISLPMQKLLKSASVSA
- a CDS encoding aspartate kinase; the protein is MKVFKFGGASVKDADGVRNLAEIVRTQGQDVLVVVSAMGKTTNALEDLVRAYVNQQANNVHTGLATIKAYHKQVISDLALTGEFSPVYETFAQLESYLSQKPNGSYDEIYDQIVSLGEVLSTQIIAAYLQQRAITAQWLDARQLVCTDTTFREGRVDWEETSLRINQNVPETGVKITQGFVGQTQANRTTTLGRDGSDYSAAIFAYCLNADSVTIWKDVPGVLNADPRWFDETILLDKLTYQDAIELAYYGATVIHPKTIKPLQNKGIPLYVRSFLKPDAPGTVIGNFEQHLSTPSFIFKVNQVLISLRPNDFSFIAEDNLSRIFGRFAQAGVKINLMQNTAISFSVVVDNNPDRVPALLTLLKQDFRVSYNDSLELITIRYYDQGTIDRVLVNKRLLLEQKSRYTVQLVVKDLG
- a CDS encoding TonB-dependent receptor produces the protein MIKHVLSGAFVLSSWIVVHAQERAITSTATEKNPPALATIKAARPILNTPSDTKALIKGVVSDEKGNTLPGATVSVKGTQLGTTTDVNGRFSINMPADAKVLVISFIGMKTQEIEVGSRTNLNITLQTGDQSLDEVVVIGYGTAKRSDVTSSITTVKAADLKDIPAAGIDQLLQGKAAGVTVTSNGGQPGGGVSVKVRGVTSINSNDPLFVIDGVPFVGGNTSNSTGYAGLGGGDGQTGNSVMAMLNPNDIESIDVLKDASAQAIYGSQAANGVILITTKKGKSGEGKINYETYTGVSEVARRLNLMKLPDFARYQNEVLPIIGNPVADEFKNPDLLGNGTDWQEAMFQHGTISNHQLSFSGGKDRTTYYLSLNYFDNKGILLGSDFKRYASRFSLDTQLKSWAKVGISANVSRSIQNVSLADAAEGTIWWGASTSPLTPVKNIDGTWGGGQTVGGVQYYGSNLVGNSQYRGNTKTSNNVFGSLYAELQFTKDLSLRNELSYSLGQDNNIAYQKAGNVGSTSFRSKLIDSRSDSYYWSLTNYLSYTKNLRKHGIQATVGHQVQNSYYQSISGSKVDLQANIFDLNTGSADQTTWGLSGGKGQWAMESYFARANYTYDDRYSLSASFRTDGSSNFGPNNRWGSFPGVSAGWTISNEKFMKGPIATVLSYAKLRVGYGVVGNQNFPGGAPNPAYVGAVQFFSGPVGFGSSNMINGIPNPNLKWESVKTTNAGVDLGFFNGRIDATIDVYKKVTSDMIIFLTGPNLIGVGDQWDDLKAPLGNAGQMTNTGVDIGLTTTNIKKGNFSWKTNVVFTQFTNRYDKAASAASALDGKVYYNNYLITHTTPGNAVGSFWGLKTDGLFRTQAELDASLPQFGYKVNQTETWLGDVRFKDINGDGKIDAQDYTFIGSPLPKFTWGFTNTLNYGDFDFSLFLQGSQGAKAFNFLRWQLEGLNNAYTNQLQTVTDRYTEANPNGSLPRFTNTNKNNTAMSDRYVEDASYWRIQNITLGYRLPKTLLSKVKVSNLRIYGTIQNLKTFTNYSGYDPEIGAFNNSIKLMNVDTGHYPNPRTFTVGANLQF
- a CDS encoding response regulator transcription factor yields the protein MIRVLIADDHNVFVEGIESLISGAPDIKVTERCYTVQSVIERLNQTTIDVVLLDISFPQIEDGLNLCEHITRLYPKTKVVALTMHDDASLIKRVVKKGARGYLLKNTTKVELLQAIQTVHHEKQYFNDTITHILLNDGPKTRKSTAGSGIKPNLTPRESEVLTLIAQGLTTQQMATQLFVSAKAVEFHRSSLLMKFGVPNTALLIKTAMEMHYID
- the dxs gene encoding 1-deoxy-D-xylulose-5-phosphate synthase; protein product: MLITPGSLLATINTPNDLRKLDKSRLPQVADELRQFIIDDVSVYGGHFGASLGVVELTVALHYVFNTPDDQLIWDVGHQAYGHKILTGRRERFHTNRFYKGLSGFPKRKESPYDSFGVGHSSTSISAALGMAVASQLQGNFQRNHIAVIGDGALTAGEAFEGMNHAGATDSNLLIVLNDNCMSIDPNVGALREYLTDITTSQTYNKVKDEVWNLLGKMDKLGKTAQELVSQVQSGIKSSLLEQSNLFESLHLRYFGPIDGHDIDHLVSVLADLKNIPGPKLLHILTVKGKGYAPAEKDQTKWHAPGLFDKVTGVIQKKVYDTPQPPKYQDVFGNTLVELAEQNSRIVGVTPAMPSGSSMNIMMKAMPKRAFDVGIAEQHAVTFSAGMATQGEVVFCNIYSTFMQRAYDQVIHDVCIQELPVIFCLDRAGFAGADGPTHHGAYDLAYMRCIPNMIVAAPMNEQELRNMMFTAQSDEVQQGKQAFTIRYPRGEGVMPNWRTPLEKQTIGKGRLISDGEDVAILTIGHIGNYAIQATEMLAKEGIRPAHFDMRYVKPLDEEMLHQIFSRFNRVLTVEDGCIMGGFGSAVLEFMANHGYMARVKRLGIPDAVIEHGEQIELHHECGFDPQGIADAVRELLFTGKTIAV